A single Drosophila miranda strain MSH22 chromosome XR, D.miranda_PacBio2.1, whole genome shotgun sequence DNA region contains:
- the LOC108152310 gene encoding uncharacterized protein LOC108152310 — MSAPTGSVEPEIRMTRLTENYLQEMQDELDKAPEGPHKPTKAEKKAARKEAKRQEQMADKKLIMRDALSRELEMGKRMEKRGNEEWHEMCKEIKIMELREEIVNWGNKAERNIESKNDHIKMLIEDMTQTQDRHMHCFSKTVELIDHVRDCFHGMIDGIRNMYDQEAEIMLREYYDEVQRRTEEVDFMHENSENIIHATNITTRDQLKEDYQIFLEQRDDRVNTEIENRFRIRDQVVLRMTDMQQQLNDFVESLRSTELDAHKYEKIRWLTERQAAFMDESRKLNYEELKNINAMSDLNKEMLRIESENNSTLNDLRLEFQYFTRVRKKIEQNQEMDRVITHEKLRILTGECYDIIKQLEKHVKSGELLLALSITCRKLQTESEKVILGGEIVDETDLGAVDEQFILKTLNMKAHVDITEAELVEQNKMLRNFWRRQAMVEAQNLLLLEEKHRLTEQNEGYLNFIKTMSVTEDPEELRSAVKIKTCDNLPVAPHLFQTKCKEYKSRILCKSKMAHKEAKWDAEKILHQVIEKH; from the exons ATGTCCGCGCCAACGGGTTCAGTGGAACCCGAAATACGGATGACTCGACTCACAGAGAACTATCTGCAGGAAATGCAGGATGAATTGGATAAGGCGCCTGAGGGGCCTCACAAGCCAACGAAAGCCGAGAAGAAGGCTGCCAGGAAGGAGGCCAAGCGACAAGAGCAGATGGCCGACAAGAAGCTGATTATGCGC GATGCCCTGAGCCGCGAACTGGAAATGGGCAAGCGTATGGAGAAGAGAGGCAACGAGGAGTGGCACGAGATGTGCAAAGAGATCAAGATCATGGAACTCCGTGAGGAGATCGTGAATTGGGGCAACAAGGCCGAAAGAAATATTGAAAGCAAGAACGATCACATCAAGATGTTGATCGAGGACATGACCCAGACACAGGATCGCCATATGCACTGCTTCAGCAAGACGGTGGAGCTAATTGATCACGTTAGAGACTGCTTCCACGGCATGATAGATGGGATAAGGAACATGTACGATCAAGAGGCAGAGATAATGCTCAGGGAATACTACGATGAGGTCCAGCGCCGCACAGAGGAGGTGGACTTTATGCACGAGAACAGCGAGAACATTATACATGCCACGAACATAACCACGCGCGACCAGCTCAAGGAGGACTACCAGATCTTCTTGGAGCAGCGTGACGATCGTGTCAATACAGAGATCGAGAATCGGTTCCGCATACGCGATCAGGTCGTGCTCCGGATGACCGatatgcagcagcagctaaacGATTTTGTGGAGTCGCTTCGGAGCACCGAGCTGGATGCCCACAAGTACGAGAAGATCCGTTGGCTAACCGAGCGCCAGGCGGCCTTCATGGATGAGTCGCGCAAACTCAACTATGAGGAATTAAAGAACATTAACGCCATGTCCGATCTGAACAAAGAAATGCTGCGAATCGAGTCGGAAAACAACTCGACTCTCAATGATCTTCGCCTGGAGTTCCAGTACTTTACGCGTGTGCGCAAGAAGATCGAGCAGAATCAGGAAATGGATCGCGTGATCACCCATGAGAAGCTGCGAATACTAACGGGCGAGTGCTACGACATAATAAAG CAACTGGAAAAGCACGTGAAGAGTGGCGAACTGCTGCTGGCTCTGTCGATCACCTGCCGGAAGCTGCAAACCGAGTCGGAAAAAGTCATCTTGGGCGGTGAGATTGTCGATGAGACGGATCTGGGGGCTGTCGATGAGCAGTTCATTCTGAAAACATTGAATATGAAAGCCCATGTGGATATAACCGAGGCGGAGCTGGTAGAACAGAATAAAATGCTGAGGAACTTTTGGCGTCGTCAGGCCATGGTCGAGGCCCAAAACCTTCTCTTGCTTGAGGAGAAACATCGTCTGACCGAGCAGAACGAAGGCTATTTAAATTTCATCAAGACTATGAGCGTCACCGAAGATCCCGAAGAGCTCCGATCGGCCGTGAAGATTAAGACGTGCGACAATCTGCCAGTGGCGCCGCATCTGTTCCAGACCAAATGCAAGGAGTACAAGTCGCGCATTCTCTGCAAGTCCAAGATGGCCCACAAAGAGGCCAAGTGGGATGCGGAGAAAATACTGCACCAAGTGATAGAGAAACATTAA
- the LOC108152307 gene encoding uncharacterized protein LOC108152307 isoform X2 codes for MSDAGGYQKLPPGWDCKYDQTTGNCYYINYLTKAMQLEDPRGRSYKQLQNERCSTESIALQQMVSTAQTSHNSSPYHVYPSNSLTAVRAFQEREQSTLHNISTSPLLSASSKGHLEMSSPLPFQRTRLGGNMSRRSTIQETSFTTQTETDGVVAKIQNMFPTAGENHIRLLLKRYMKNIFPKADEMLLLDILANADNNVQFASEKLISLGYTKRDMQQPHKPNNRPPEQPGGDLATQHIPLRPKEYSDEEKANMQTLLKEKYPQIAERIILMALESVNYAEDRATQILQIVQDEDEQRDQKHAAVLPKQLDLGKVIGGEHVDGHATDSILTVVVERAPTTVCAPKPPHKRHILPSINVTTPSTATTQIILDHRQYTPTMEGYKVVKAVEEQEEEEEATKPPAKTLSSISSASSSHSYVSPALSPTLQPCYERLTTKSILARGGCGSFNPTTNTNSYNNLNSSNSKNYNISGYLHGNSHCNSNASSYSSYSTSMTSSSLASANTNSNSSSIAKAIESRSRTKTDSLKHRQQSTTFGNSHNSDSSEFQSIIERMATLGANSQLTKGADENLLLADYVTWNGPNTTLIHKQPTQGPDASLLSERTYKTTGRNTQLCKGAKAGLAKGSIYAQGSNKSPNIKCN; via the exons ATGAGCGATGCAGGCGGCTATCAGAAGCTGCCCCCCGGCTGGGACTGCAAATACGACCAGACAACGGGAAATTG CTATTACATAAACTATCTGACAAAGGCCATGCAGCTGGAGGACCCGCGCGGACGCAGTTACAAGCAGCTGCAGAACGAGCGCTGTTCCACCGAGTCGATAGCCTTGCAG CAAATGGTCAGTACGGCACAGACCTCGCACAACAGCTCGCCGTATCACGTCTATCCCAGTAACAGTTTGACGGCTGTCAGGGCCTTTCAGGAGCGCGAGCAGTCCACGCTGCACAATATATCGACGAGTCCGCTGCTGTCGGCCTCCTCCAAGGGACATTTG GAAATGTCCTCGCCCCTGCCCTTTCAACGGACCCGCCTGGGTGGTAACATGTCCAGGCGTTCCACCATTCAGGAGACCTCGTTCACCACCCAAACCGAAACGGATGGCGTGGTGGCCAAGATCCAGAACATGTTCCCCACAGCCGGCGAGAACCACATTCGCCTGCTGCTGAAGCG ATACATGAAGAACATATTTCCCAAGGCGGATGAAATGCTGCTCCTGGACATCCTGGCCAATGCGGACAACAATGTGCAGTTTGCCTCGGAGAAACTGATTTCTTTGGGCTACACGAAGCGGGATATGCAGCAGCCGCACAAGCCCAACAATCGTCCCCCGGAGCAGCCAGGCGGAGATCTGGCCACACAGCACATTCCACTGCGCCCCAAGGAGTACTCCGACGAGGAGAAGGCCAACA TGCAAACGCTGCTGAAAGAGAAGTACCCACAGATTGCCGAGCGCATCATTCTGATGGCCTTGGAGTCGGTGAACTATGCCGAGGATCGGGCCACACAGATACTGCAGATTGTccaggacgaggacgagcAACGAGACCAAAAGCATGCCGCTGTGCTACCCAAGCAGCTGGATCTGGGGAAGGTCATAGGAGGCGAGCATGTTGATGGTCATGCCACAGACAG CATTCTCACGGTGGTGGTGGAGAGAGCACCCACAACCGTCTGTGCACCGAAGCCACCACACAAGCGCCACATTTTGCCATCCATCAATGTCACAACACCGTCAACGGCCACCACACAGATCATCCTAGATCACCGCCAGTATACGCCCACAATGGAGGGGTACAAGGTGGTCAAGGCGGTGGAGGAAcaggaagaggaagaggaggcCACGAAGCCCCCAGCCAAGACACTGTCATCCATTTCCAGTGCATCCTCATCGCATTCATATGTCTCACCCGCACTGTCACCCACATTGCAGCCCTGCTACGAACGCCTCACCACCAAGAGCATCCTGGCCCGCGGAGGCTGCGGTAGCTTCAATCCAACAACAAACACCAACAGTTACAATAATCTGAACAGTAGCAATAGCAAGAACTACAACATCAGCGGCTACCTGCATGGCAATTCTCACTGCAATAGCAATGCTAGCTCCTATTCCTCCTATTCAACATCAATGACGTCATCATCGCTGGCATCGGCCAACACCAACTCCAACTCCTCATCCATAGCGAAGGCAATTGAAAGTCGCTCGCGCACCAAAACCGATTCACTGAA ACATCGACAGCAATCCACGACCTTTGGAAACTCCCATAACTCGGATTCCTCAGAGTTTCAATCCATAATCGAACGCATGGCCACCCTGGGAGCCAATTCGCAGCTCACCAAAGGAGCAGATGAAAACCTACTATT AGCTGACTACGTCACCTGGAATGGTCCCAATACAACGCTCATCCACAA
- the LOC108152307 gene encoding uncharacterized protein LOC108152307 isoform X3 translates to MSDAGGYQKLPPGWDCKYDQTTGNCYYINYLTKAMQLEDPRGRSYKQLQNERCSTESIALQQMVSTAQTSHNSSPYHVYPSNSLTAVRAFQEREQSTLHNISTSPLLSASSKGHLEMSSPLPFQRTRLGGNMSRRSTIQETSFTTQTETDGVVAKIQNMFPTAGENHIRLLLKRYYNREAVVISALQVEKHPVTMPGPFVTPPAQRHLFHSNSAFYMTPPARRLDIAASRGTSRTASPLPGGRFGSLMSMQSGGHLAQVLPPGAVPPALHGSPQWRSSPKPHSSPKMKLRYMKNIFPKADEMLLLDILANADNNVQFASEKLISLGYTKRDMQQPHKPNNRPPEQPGGDLATQHIPLRPKEYSDEEKANMQTLLKEKYPQIAERIILMALESVNYAEDRATQILQIVQDEDEQRDQKHAAVLPKQLDLGKVIGGEHVDGHATDRHRQQSTTFGNSHNSDSSEFQSIIERMATLGANSQLTKGADENLLLADYVTWNGPNTTLIHKQPTQGPDASLLSERTYKTTGRNTQLCKGAKAGLAKGSIYAQGSNKSPNIKCN, encoded by the exons ATGAGCGATGCAGGCGGCTATCAGAAGCTGCCCCCCGGCTGGGACTGCAAATACGACCAGACAACGGGAAATTG CTATTACATAAACTATCTGACAAAGGCCATGCAGCTGGAGGACCCGCGCGGACGCAGTTACAAGCAGCTGCAGAACGAGCGCTGTTCCACCGAGTCGATAGCCTTGCAG CAAATGGTCAGTACGGCACAGACCTCGCACAACAGCTCGCCGTATCACGTCTATCCCAGTAACAGTTTGACGGCTGTCAGGGCCTTTCAGGAGCGCGAGCAGTCCACGCTGCACAATATATCGACGAGTCCGCTGCTGTCGGCCTCCTCCAAGGGACATTTG GAAATGTCCTCGCCCCTGCCCTTTCAACGGACCCGCCTGGGTGGTAACATGTCCAGGCGTTCCACCATTCAGGAGACCTCGTTCACCACCCAAACCGAAACGGATGGCGTGGTGGCCAAGATCCAGAACATGTTCCCCACAGCCGGCGAGAACCACATTCGCCTGCTGCTGAAGCG CTACTACAATCGCGAGGCCGTCGTCATTAGCGCATTGCAGGTGGAGAAGCATCCGGTTACGATGCCCGGGCCCTTTGTGACGCCACCCGCACAGCGGCATCTGTTCCACAGCAATTCCGCTTTCTATATGACACCACCGGCGCGTCGCCTGGACATCGCGGCTAGTCGGGGCACCTCCCGCACGGCCAGTCCCCTGCCAGGCGGCCGTTTTGGTAGTCTCATGAGCATGCAAAGCGGTGGCCACTTGGCTCAAGTCCTTCCCCCAGGTGCTGTGCCGCCGGCTTTGCATGGATCCCCGCAGTGGCGGAGCTCGCCCAAACCGCACTCGTCGCCCAAAATGAAATTAAG ATACATGAAGAACATATTTCCCAAGGCGGATGAAATGCTGCTCCTGGACATCCTGGCCAATGCGGACAACAATGTGCAGTTTGCCTCGGAGAAACTGATTTCTTTGGGCTACACGAAGCGGGATATGCAGCAGCCGCACAAGCCCAACAATCGTCCCCCGGAGCAGCCAGGCGGAGATCTGGCCACACAGCACATTCCACTGCGCCCCAAGGAGTACTCCGACGAGGAGAAGGCCAACA TGCAAACGCTGCTGAAAGAGAAGTACCCACAGATTGCCGAGCGCATCATTCTGATGGCCTTGGAGTCGGTGAACTATGCCGAGGATCGGGCCACACAGATACTGCAGATTGTccaggacgaggacgagcAACGAGACCAAAAGCATGCCGCTGTGCTACCCAAGCAGCTGGATCTGGGGAAGGTCATAGGAGGCGAGCATGTTGATGGTCATGCCACAGACAG ACATCGACAGCAATCCACGACCTTTGGAAACTCCCATAACTCGGATTCCTCAGAGTTTCAATCCATAATCGAACGCATGGCCACCCTGGGAGCCAATTCGCAGCTCACCAAAGGAGCAGATGAAAACCTACTATT AGCTGACTACGTCACCTGGAATGGTCCCAATACAACGCTCATCCACAA
- the LOC108152307 gene encoding uncharacterized protein LOC108152307 isoform X1, whose product MSDAGGYQKLPPGWDCKYDQTTGNCYYINYLTKAMQLEDPRGRSYKQLQNERCSTESIALQQMVSTAQTSHNSSPYHVYPSNSLTAVRAFQEREQSTLHNISTSPLLSASSKGHLEMSSPLPFQRTRLGGNMSRRSTIQETSFTTQTETDGVVAKIQNMFPTAGENHIRLLLKRYYNREAVVISALQVEKHPVTMPGPFVTPPAQRHLFHSNSAFYMTPPARRLDIAASRGTSRTASPLPGGRFGSLMSMQSGGHLAQVLPPGAVPPALHGSPQWRSSPKPHSSPKMKLRYMKNIFPKADEMLLLDILANADNNVQFASEKLISLGYTKRDMQQPHKPNNRPPEQPGGDLATQHIPLRPKEYSDEEKANMQTLLKEKYPQIAERIILMALESVNYAEDRATQILQIVQDEDEQRDQKHAAVLPKQLDLGKVIGGEHVDGHATDSILTVVVERAPTTVCAPKPPHKRHILPSINVTTPSTATTQIILDHRQYTPTMEGYKVVKAVEEQEEEEEATKPPAKTLSSISSASSSHSYVSPALSPTLQPCYERLTTKSILARGGCGSFNPTTNTNSYNNLNSSNSKNYNISGYLHGNSHCNSNASSYSSYSTSMTSSSLASANTNSNSSSIAKAIESRSRTKTDSLKHRQQSTTFGNSHNSDSSEFQSIIERMATLGANSQLTKGADENLLLADYVTWNGPNTTLIHKQPTQGPDASLLSERTYKTTGRNTQLCKGAKAGLAKGSIYAQGSNKSPNIKCN is encoded by the exons ATGAGCGATGCAGGCGGCTATCAGAAGCTGCCCCCCGGCTGGGACTGCAAATACGACCAGACAACGGGAAATTG CTATTACATAAACTATCTGACAAAGGCCATGCAGCTGGAGGACCCGCGCGGACGCAGTTACAAGCAGCTGCAGAACGAGCGCTGTTCCACCGAGTCGATAGCCTTGCAG CAAATGGTCAGTACGGCACAGACCTCGCACAACAGCTCGCCGTATCACGTCTATCCCAGTAACAGTTTGACGGCTGTCAGGGCCTTTCAGGAGCGCGAGCAGTCCACGCTGCACAATATATCGACGAGTCCGCTGCTGTCGGCCTCCTCCAAGGGACATTTG GAAATGTCCTCGCCCCTGCCCTTTCAACGGACCCGCCTGGGTGGTAACATGTCCAGGCGTTCCACCATTCAGGAGACCTCGTTCACCACCCAAACCGAAACGGATGGCGTGGTGGCCAAGATCCAGAACATGTTCCCCACAGCCGGCGAGAACCACATTCGCCTGCTGCTGAAGCG CTACTACAATCGCGAGGCCGTCGTCATTAGCGCATTGCAGGTGGAGAAGCATCCGGTTACGATGCCCGGGCCCTTTGTGACGCCACCCGCACAGCGGCATCTGTTCCACAGCAATTCCGCTTTCTATATGACACCACCGGCGCGTCGCCTGGACATCGCGGCTAGTCGGGGCACCTCCCGCACGGCCAGTCCCCTGCCAGGCGGCCGTTTTGGTAGTCTCATGAGCATGCAAAGCGGTGGCCACTTGGCTCAAGTCCTTCCCCCAGGTGCTGTGCCGCCGGCTTTGCATGGATCCCCGCAGTGGCGGAGCTCGCCCAAACCGCACTCGTCGCCCAAAATGAAATTAAG ATACATGAAGAACATATTTCCCAAGGCGGATGAAATGCTGCTCCTGGACATCCTGGCCAATGCGGACAACAATGTGCAGTTTGCCTCGGAGAAACTGATTTCTTTGGGCTACACGAAGCGGGATATGCAGCAGCCGCACAAGCCCAACAATCGTCCCCCGGAGCAGCCAGGCGGAGATCTGGCCACACAGCACATTCCACTGCGCCCCAAGGAGTACTCCGACGAGGAGAAGGCCAACA TGCAAACGCTGCTGAAAGAGAAGTACCCACAGATTGCCGAGCGCATCATTCTGATGGCCTTGGAGTCGGTGAACTATGCCGAGGATCGGGCCACACAGATACTGCAGATTGTccaggacgaggacgagcAACGAGACCAAAAGCATGCCGCTGTGCTACCCAAGCAGCTGGATCTGGGGAAGGTCATAGGAGGCGAGCATGTTGATGGTCATGCCACAGACAG CATTCTCACGGTGGTGGTGGAGAGAGCACCCACAACCGTCTGTGCACCGAAGCCACCACACAAGCGCCACATTTTGCCATCCATCAATGTCACAACACCGTCAACGGCCACCACACAGATCATCCTAGATCACCGCCAGTATACGCCCACAATGGAGGGGTACAAGGTGGTCAAGGCGGTGGAGGAAcaggaagaggaagaggaggcCACGAAGCCCCCAGCCAAGACACTGTCATCCATTTCCAGTGCATCCTCATCGCATTCATATGTCTCACCCGCACTGTCACCCACATTGCAGCCCTGCTACGAACGCCTCACCACCAAGAGCATCCTGGCCCGCGGAGGCTGCGGTAGCTTCAATCCAACAACAAACACCAACAGTTACAATAATCTGAACAGTAGCAATAGCAAGAACTACAACATCAGCGGCTACCTGCATGGCAATTCTCACTGCAATAGCAATGCTAGCTCCTATTCCTCCTATTCAACATCAATGACGTCATCATCGCTGGCATCGGCCAACACCAACTCCAACTCCTCATCCATAGCGAAGGCAATTGAAAGTCGCTCGCGCACCAAAACCGATTCACTGAA ACATCGACAGCAATCCACGACCTTTGGAAACTCCCATAACTCGGATTCCTCAGAGTTTCAATCCATAATCGAACGCATGGCCACCCTGGGAGCCAATTCGCAGCTCACCAAAGGAGCAGATGAAAACCTACTATT AGCTGACTACGTCACCTGGAATGGTCCCAATACAACGCTCATCCACAA